A window of Sphingobacterium kitahiroshimense genomic DNA:
CAAAAGAATATAAAGGAGCTATTCCGTTTAATAGCAAGTCGACCTACAAGTTTAGAGTAATCACTCCGATCGGAGACTTGGGGATTGTTTCGACATACTAAAATAGAACGTTCACAGAACAAAAGAAGAGGCTTAACGCATGATGTGTTAAGCCTCTTCTCTTGTTACAATAAGTTCAACTGTCTTATTTCTTATCAACAGAATACTTTCCCGGACCGATAAATAATAGACCAATAAAAACACAGCATAATTCAATGGCATGGGAGGCACCTTTAATGCCATCTCCTTTTCCGAAATGAACAAGGGCCGCAACAATCATCGTGAATGCTAAAAAAAGTAAAGTTGGTCTAGTCCAAAGGCCTATCAATAAAAACAAACCTCCTACTCCTTCGGCAACGGCGGCCATAAATCCCCAAAAAACAGGTAAGAAATGAATGCCTAATACTCCCATAGATCCTCCTAGCTTGGTCCATGTCTCTACTCCGCCCATCATTTTCGGGAAGCCATGCACAATCATCATCACGCCTAAACCAACACGCATGATCAATAAACCGAAATCTTTATATTTTCCTAAATTTTGAAATAGTGCCATAATATTTAATCGATATATGTTAATGAAACCTTATTTTTTGTGGTCTTTAATTTCACCTTCTTCCCAAAAATTAATGCATGATTATCATCAATATGACCGGCAGGATAAGCGAATGCTACTGGAAAATCTGCATCCCTTACTTTGTCCATCACAATTTCAGAGACAGACTGTCCAAATGAAGGATCAGCATCTTTCATTCCGGAAAAACCACCGATAATCAGCCCTTTCAGTTTTTTGAATTTCCCAGCCCGCTTCAATGCCCATAACATACGGTCGACACTGTAGAAAGTCTCTCCGACATCTTCGATAAACAAGATTTTACCATCGTAATTTACATCTGACTCAGATGCCAGTACAGATAGTAGAATAGCTAAATTTCCTCCAATTAGTATTCCTGTTGCTTCTCCTACTCTATTTGGAAATTCTTTCTGCTCATAGCTGTAGTCTACCGACTGCCCGAAGAGAGCGGCCTTCAATGTATCTAAAGATGCTTTGGTACCTGCTTCAAAAGATTTTGGCATTTGCCCATGTATGGTAGGAATGGCAAATTGCTGTTGAATATGACTATGTAAAACAGTAATATCACTAAACCCAACAAGCCATTTAGGCTGTTTTTGAAAAAGCGAAAAATCAAGTTGATCAATAATCCTTACGCAGCCGTATCCACCTCTTGCCGCAAAAACAGCTTTGATAGTCTCATCGTCCAAAGCCCATTGCAAATCGGCAGCTCTTTCATGATCATCGCCCGCAAATTGATGGTAAGCGGCTGTGACAGTCTTTCCCAAAAGGACCTCCAGGCCCCATGATTCCAAAATTTTAACGGCGGCATCTATATTTCCACGAATAAAACTTGCAGGACAGACAATTGCGACTTTATCGCCTGCTTTAAGAAATTCAGGTATTTTCGTCATAATCTTTATTTTAATACCGCAAATTGAATTATCTTTGTCAAAGAAACAAACATTTATAGTGTTTTTTTATTTCGCTAACTACTAATTTACTGTATAGCATTGAGTAATTTATCCAAAAAACGTTACACCATTACATCTGCATTGCCTTATGCTAATGGTCCTTTGCATATTGGTCACTTGGCCGGCGCATATATTCCTGGCGACATTTTCGTTCGCTATTTACGTCTTAACGATAAAGACGTTGTCTATGTCTGTGGTTCTGATGAACATGGAGCGGCGATTACCATCCGTGCGAAAAAAGAAGGTATTACACCGCAGCAAATTATTGATAAGTACAATTCACAAATTAAAGAGAGCTTTGAAGAGTTCGGTATTGCATTTGATATCTATCACCGTACTTCCGAACCTATCCACCATGCGTTGTCTCAAGAATTCTTTACGAATTTGTACGATAAAGGTGAATTTGTTGAGAAATTCTCGGAACAATACTATGATGAAGATTTTCATCAATTCTTAGCTGATCGTTATATTGTTGGTACCTGCCCTAACTGTAAGTCGGAAGGTGCGTATGGTGACCAGTGTGAGAAATGTGGTACTTCGTTAAGTCCAACAGACTTAATCAATCCAATATCGACATTGAGCGGAAAAACACCGGTATTAAGAAAAACAAAACACTGGTACTTGCCCCTAGATAAATACCAACCTTGGTTAGAGAAATGGTTGATCGAAGGTAAAAAAGACGTGTTGAAATCAAATGTTTTTGGTCAGTGCCAATCTTGGTTGAAATCGGGTTTACAACCTCGTTCTATGACCCGCGATTTGGACTGGGGAGTAGATGTTCCGCTTAAAGAGGCTGCTGGTAAAAAACTTTATGTTTGGTTAGATGCTCCGATAGGCTACATTTCTGCTACCAAACAATGGGCTATTGATCATGGTAAAAACTGGGAAGATTATTGGAAAAAACAAGAAAATCCTGAAGATGACTCTTGCTTAATCCATTTCATCGGAAAAGATAATATCGTATTCCACTGTATCATCTTCCCCGCAATTTTACATGCACATGGTGAATATATTTTACCGGATAACGTACCTGCTAACGAATTCTTAAATCTTGAAGGCGACAAATTATCGACCTCTCGTAACCATGCTGTTTGGTTACATGAATATTTAGAAGAGTTTCCAGGAAAACAAGATGAATTACGTTATGTATTGACTTCTATTCTTCCTGAAACATCTGATAGTGAATTTACATGGAAGGATTTCCAAGCTAGAGTTAACAATGAACTGGTTGCTATCTTTGGTAACTTTGTCAACCGTGTCATGGTACTTTCTCACAAATATTTTGATGGTAAAGTAGTTAGCGGTTCTGCGTTAAATGAAGTAGATCAAAATGTTTTTGCTGAATTAGCAAAATTCCCTGATGCGATCACTGGATCTATACAACAATATCGTTTCCGCGAGGCATTAGCACAGTTTATGAATGTTGCTCGTTTAGGAAATAAGTATTTAGCAGATGAAGAGCCTTGGAAAGTAATCAAAACGGATGAGGAACGTGTAAAAACGGTTCTGAATGTGGCCACACAAATAGTCGCAAACTTAGCGGTATTAGCACAGCCTTTCCTTCCGAAAACTGCTACAAAACTTTTCGAAATGCTTGATTTCCCAAGTACAAATTGGACAAATGCAGGTAAAGCGGATTTAATCGCTGATGGTCATCAATTGAGTGAAGTGCAACTATTATTCGAAAAAATCACGGATGAGCAGGTTGAATTTCAATTGAACAAATTGGCTCAGGCAAAAATTGCAAATGCAGCGGCAAATGTAAAAACTGAACCGGCTAAAGCAAATATTGCTTTCGAAGATTTTACGAAACTTGATATTCGTGTGGGTACGATCTTAGAAGCAGAGAAAGTCGCTAAAACAAAGAAATTATTAAAAATCAAAATTGATACTGGTATCGATCAACGTACGGTTGTATCTGGGATTGCAGAATTCTTCTCTCCGGAAGAAATCATCGGTAAGCAGGTATCTATTTTAGTGAATCTGGAACCTCGCGATATCAAAGGTATCACCTCTCAAGGGATGATCTTAATGGCTGAGGATGCTGATGGCCGTTTGGATTTTGTAAATCCAATCTCGGCAATCAAACCGGGTAGTACCATTCGATAAGGAGCTATATTTTAAACAAGAAAGGGAACGATGAGTTCCCTTTCTTGTTTAAAATAATATCGCTTTCAGCTTTTTATTGAATTCCTTTTCGTCCATCCAATCATAAACTGAAGATTTTAGTTTTGCGACAATCGCAGTTTTAGGCTCCGCTACCACTTTCTTTTTCTTGGTAAGCACATTGGAAACTGGCGTATTGGTTAATTCAACCTTTGTTGCAAATATATTAATGTTCATGCTCGGTATGGATACACCCAAAATCATCCCAGGTAAACCATGAATAAGTTCTGGACCTGTTGGAATGGGAATCTGTCCTGCAAAAAATGCCACCACATAAATTGAATCTTGAATAATACCATTCGCCCTACGACAATCGTAGCCTGCAATATTTCGATATTCATCCGTATACTTCCACTTCACATTAGGTAACGAATCTTTCATTAATAATTCTTCATCTCCAAAAGGAAGTAGTTTTAAGAAACTATTATCTTTAACATTGATATAGGTCTTAGAATCATTTATAAACGGACTGTACCAGGAGTAATTACGATAATTCGGCGGGTAATCCTCTTGAATAGTTTCAAAAACGGTTTCATCATCAAAGAATTTCAAACTATGATGCGTGATGATTTCTACTGGCCCGGATTTTATGGCAGCATCTACACTAATTTTATCCCAACCATCCAGATCGGGTTTATTCAAGAAATTTCGTTTCAAATAGTTATGTAAATGAAATTTCCGCTCAAAAGTTACGGCACCACTGCTCGGAAAAAAAGCGTACTGGGCAGACGCATGCCTCATAAAGCCCACTAATAAAAACAATACTACAATATATTTTTTCATCTTATTTTCCTCCTTTCATGGTTGTAAAATTATAAATCACCTTCAACATTCCATAGCGGTGTAGTACCTCATTACTCGACTGGATAAAAGATGTTCCATCCTGATAACGGTTAATACCACTGTTCTTATTCAAGATATCGTTAACATAGATCTGTGCCTCTAATGATTTATCTTTAAAGAATTTCTTAGAAATATATCCATTCATATTGACGATATTAATAGACTGCAAGGTTTGTGTTGAACTCTGATATCTTTGATTAACGTTAAGGCCTATTTTAAAATTTTTTGGTAAATAATAGGTTACGTTACCATACGAATTCATTGTAAAAGTTGTTCTACTCAATTGGGGCTGTAAGGAAGAATTTAGCTTTTCAACTCCAGGATTAATGTCTATGTAAAAATCTAATTTATTAGCCTTATAACGACTTAATCCAATACTAGGGGCTAAACTCCAAGTTTCATTCTGATTTAACCGAGGTTCCTCTATTCCTAATGATAAGTAACTATATTGACTACTATATTCCACATTAGTTCCTAAATCCAAATTCAGTCCCCATTTTTTCTGCACAACAAATCGGTATCCAGATCGTCCATATATGCGCCAGTTTGTCTTGTCGATATTGACATACTGAATATCTTGGCGGCCTTCCTCATAATACCTCACCCTGCTGGATATATTATTGATTCCCTGTGTTGCACTAACATATGCATAGACACTTTGATCTTTCAACTGTTTATAGGAATTGAAACTTAAACTATAATTATTACTAAAACCAGCTTTTAGATCGAAATTATCGAGATAGGTCACCAGCTGCTGCGAGTTTTGTTTTAAAGGTTCTATTTGCGTCAATAAAGGTTGCAATGTCCTTCCCGAGTACCTGAAATTTATACTTTTACTTTTCGTAATCTGATAATTAGTCGATAAACTTGGGCGAATTGACGTTTGATTACGCTGAAGAACAGTTTCCAAATTATTGTACTCTCGCTTCACATGTTCAAAATCCAGTTGATTACTTAGATTGACCGTCAACTTATTATCCTTATAATTGAGTGAAGTACTCAATCCATTTTTCATACTCGTAAAATCAAAATCATTCAGGATTGCCTGATCTAGTATCGTATATTCTCCTGTAATTGAATCCTTATCAAAAGATTGATTTAATGTTTCCGACTTATTATTTAGGAATGAATATCCCAGAGAAGCGGTCAACCTTTTAGAAATAGGTTCTGTAAAGGTCATCGAGGCCCCTAAATTGGTATTCCTATTCATATTTTTCTTATACTGATCTATAGTATCGGTAAGATTGTTTTTAAAGAAATGGGTACTTGAGAAATAATTTATATTGCCATCATTTTTATCCGAATTCGTATTGACCGCTAAAGTCAACGATCTTCTTACCTTCTTAAAACGACGGGTGAGTAAAACGTCCAGATTGTATTGCTCCTGGTCTGTTTTCGAATTATTTTTTGAATATGTTTCCGTAATTCCCTGCCCCTCCAAAGTCTTTTGATCAGCAAATGTTTCTGAAAAATTATCCCTTTGCGACTTATTGAACCCCATTTTCACAGTCATATCTGTTAATGAATCCAATTTATAATCATACCTCAGGTTTCCTGCGTTTGTCTTAGTCTCGTTGTCCGAACTTGTTACCGAATTATCAATACGCGCTTGTTCGGGAAGGTTATTTTGGGCAGAATTAGTACTTGTGTTGTTTACGTTTAGTTGATTCCTTCTATAACTAGCATTAATCTTGTGTTTATCATTCGCAGATTTATCTGAGTAACTTGCCCCAAAATTCAAAGCTTTAGGCACTCCACCTCCATAAAACCTTCCATCAAAACCTCCATCGGAGCCGTCACCACCAGAAGTGATCATAATACCGCCACCATCCATAACTTCCATGTTCCCCGACCCACCTACACCATATTTCTGCCCATCTTCAAATCCAAGCCCCACCATACCATCATTGGCTGCAATACCATAAACAGCTATTTTCTGGCTCCCTTTAAATTTATTGACCATCACTTTGCCCCCATAGTAGTTATCGGTACCTCCACCAACGGTAGCTTGTCCAAACATTCCTTTCTTACTATCGGCCTTTAACTTGATATCAATAGTCTGTGTGCGTTCGCCGTCATCAACACCTGTACGGTCTGCCAGGTCTGATTTCTTTTCATACACCTGTACCTTACTGACCATATCCGACCGAATATTTTTCGTGATGAGCGTCGGATCATCACCAAAGAACTCCTCTCCGTCCAATAATACTTTCTTCACTTCTTTTCCATTAGCCGTAATCTTTCCGTTTGCATCCATGGTCATACCTGGCAAGACTTTTAAAAGATCTTCCACTTTAGCATCTTTTTCGACTTTAAAGCTTCCTGCATCATATTCAATGGTATCCCCTTTCATGACAACAGGGATTCGACCTGTCACTTGTGCCTCTTCTAAAAGCAATGCAGCTTTTGATAGTTTAATAGTTCCAAAAGCAATGGGCTCTTGACCTACAGTAACATCTTTGACAACATCGACATATTGAGGAAAGGAGACAATGAACCGATAAGTTCCTGTATCAATTTTAGGAAAGGAAAAGGATCCATTTTCATTTGTTCTCACGAACTTGACAAGAACGGAATCTTTCGCATTTAATAATACAACAGCCGCTTTACCGAGTTTCCCCCCATCCTTCGAATCTACAATCTCTCCCGATACTTTTGTTTGTGCATGTGTTGCATTGGTCAGCATAAATGAGCATAATAATAATATGCTCCAATAGAATTTGGCCATTAGGTACGGTTTATAATGATATTAAAAACTAAAGATATAGTTTTAATACGATAAAGTCGTATGCTTTTTGTTAAATTTTCGTTAAAAATAAAAAAGGCCGAATTAATCAAATAATTCGGCCCTTTCAGTAAAAAGTTTAATTTATCTAGCTATCTTCTGTAGTGTCTAGGTTTAATTGTTTTTCCTTGTTTATTAGACTCGCAACACTCGTATCGTTTAGTATTTGTAACATTGCATTACGAACCTCAACAAAAGTATCGCGTATACCACAGGCATGCTCTGTGGTACATTCATCACATGAACGATAGAAATTGAGACTGACACATGGCAATAAGGCAATAGGTCCGTCGATCAATCGCATCACCTGAGATAAATAAACATCTTCTGGTGCTTTATTTAGACTGTAACCCCCTCCTGCACCTTTCTTGCTATACAAAATCCCTGCATTACGCATTTCCAACAATATCTGTTCTAAAAATTTCTTCGGAATGTTTTCTTCCTCTGCAATTTTTACAATCTGCATGGGATCTTTACCGTAGTTCCTACCTAAAACCATTAAGGCTTTAATGGCATATTTTGTCTTTTTAGAAAGCATATTATTTATTCAATTTTATCTACAAACTTAGATAAAATTGTTTTATTTACAATCTTATTGCATTGCTTATAAAACAATTTTACCACCCTCTTCTCTTCAATCAGTAAATTTATATAGCAGAAATCTAACAAATTTTACCTGTAATATAGCATTTAAAAGCGATATTACTGTCCTAACACTTCTACTATAGGGGTACCGATACTGCCATTTGGCTCCATAACATGCAATAACGCGGCTAAAGTTGGAGCAATGTCAGTAACGTTTACAGCTTTATTAGAAACGCCATGTTTGATACCCCATCCCATAAATACTAATGGTATATGCGAGTCAAAGCTTGACCATGTACCGTGCGTTGTACCTGTAGAACGAGGAGATCCCTCATACCATTGTGGCTCAACAACAATCTGAATAACACCACTTCGCTTCATATGATATCCGTTAATTGCTTTTTCGCGAATCGCTAGTGGAGCTTGAAGAACATCACCTTTGGACATATCAAAAACAAATGCAACACCATCTTGTTTTTTCAAATACTTGATGATATCCGTTTTAATGGCTTCTTCATCTAGTTTTAAAGTTTCAATCTTTTCATTATCCAAATGAACCTGGTAGTTCATTAAGCTTTTAACTATTTTTTCTTGACCAAACTTAGCTTTCAAATTATCATTCAAAGCTGTTAAGATCTGTCTACCTGGAAAATATCCTCCGTTCCCTTTCATGTCCATGAAATAACGTGAATTATAAGATGCCGCATGATCTGCTGTTAAAAAGAATGTGTAATTACCTTTACCAACTGATTTATCCAAATAGTTGAAGAGATCTGCAAGTTCATGATCCAGCTTTAAATAGATATCTTCAATTTCTACAGAAGAAAGGGAATAACGATGGCCCACATAGTCAGTAGCAGATAAGCTTACACAAAGAAAGTCAGTACTTTTCGTTGGGTTATTTCCAAGTTTTTCATTTTCTATAGCCGCTTTAGCTAAATCTAATGTCAAGGTGTTTCCCATAGGCGTCGTCTTGATCAACTCGTACCCTTCAGTAGCCATCAATTTGGAAGTTGCTCTTGGTAAAGTTGGACTTGCCTCTCCAGCAAATTTTCCTTCATAAATATTATCATCAGCAATACTTGAAGTATAGGTCGATAACGGGTAAGATGGTTTCCAATCTTGTTTTAAATATTTTTCAGCAAGTTTTTTCTTATTAAAATCTGTTACCCAGTTTGGTAATTTATCCATGTAGAAATTGCTCGTAATCCAATTACCTGACTTAGATTCAAACCAGTAGGCTGCATCAGCAAAATGACCAGCAGGTAGAATCCCGCCACGATCTTTAATTGCAATACCGATAACCTTTGATTGAAAATTGGTCGCCAATTTCAATTGATCTGTAATCGTAGAAGCAAGTAAATTGCGTGGAGACTGCTTTCCTTCAGCCTCTGTTGTACCTACACCAACAACATTGTCATCCTGAGTACAATACATTGGTTTACCAGTTTGCTCCATAATCCAATCATTGCCTGAAATACCATGTATAGCAGGTACTGATCCTGTGTAAACAGAGCTATGGCCGATAGCAGTATACGTTGGAATGTAGTTGATCAGCGTATTTTCGCATGAAAATCCCTCATTCAACAATCTTTTGAAACCACCTTCGCCATAACGTTCAGCGAATAGGTATAGGTAATCCCAGCGCATCTGGTCAACCATAAGACCCACGACTAATTTCGGACGTTCTGGCGACTGTGCAAAGGTTGTCAAACTACTCAACCCTACGCACATCATTATTAACATTTTTTTAATCATGTCTTTTATTTTGTTTAGGCTATAAATGTAAAATTAATTCGTTAAATGAGTCTTTAAATATTGCCCTGTATAAGAATCTTTACATTTGACCAAATCTTCAGGAAGTCCTGCAAAAACTAATTTCCCTCCTTTATCTCCCCCTTCAGGACCGATATCTATGACCCAATCTGCCGATTTGATCATATCCATATTATGTTCGATAACCAAAATACTATTCCCTAAATTGATCAGTGCCTCAAACGATTTCAAGAGCTTCTTAATATCATGAAAATGGAGACCTGTTGTTGGTTCATCAAATATAAAAAGGGTTTTCTTACTGTTATTTCCTTTAATTAAGAATGAAGCCAGTTTGATTCGCTGTGCTTCTCCACCAGATAGTGTACTTGATGATTGTCCCAATTTCACATAACCTAGTCCAACATCTTGCAAAGGTTGAAGTTTAGATAAGATTTTAGGTTGATCAGCAAAGAAAACAATAGCCTCATCAACACTCAATTCCAAAACATCTGAAACCGACTTACTTTTATACTGGACATCAAGTACATGCTGTTTAAAACGTTTGCCTTCACAAGCTTCACAAGGAAGCACAATATCGGCCATAAATTGCATCTCAATCTTGACCTCTCCCTCGCCTTGGCATACGTCACATCGACCACCCTCCACATTAAATGAAAAGGCGGCGGGTTTTAGTCCTGCAGCTTTAGCAGCCGGTAAATTTGAATATAAAGCTCTAACTTCATCCCAAGCTTTTACATAGGTAACCGGATTGGATCGTGAAGAACGACCGATCGGATTCTGATCAACCATTTCAATTTGTTCAACGCGATCAATATCTCCTTCAATTCCATCGTAAACTCCTGTCTGCTCACCGGAATAATTCCCGATCGCTTTTTGCAGAGCTGGATATAAAATCCGTTTTACAAGTGATGTTTTCCCAGAACCGGAAACACCCGTTACAACAGTAAAATTATTGAGTGGAAAAGTCACATCAATACCCTGCAGGTTATTTTCATGCGCTCCTTTAACGGTAATGGAATTGTTCCATGTACGACGTTGAGCCGGAATGACGATCTGATCTTGTCCGCTTAAATAACGACCTGTTAAACTTTTTTTATCTTTAATGATATCATCGTAGTGGCCTGCAAATACCAATTCACCACCATTTATTCCTGCTTCCGGACCAATATCGATCAGATAATCGGCAGCCTCCATCATTTCCTGTTCATGCTCGACCACAATGACTGTATTACCAATATCCCTTAGAGATTTTAAAACACCTATAAGCCTTTGTGTATCGCGAGGGTGTAAACCAATACTCGGTTCGTCCAAGACATAAATTGACCCAACCAAAGAACTTCCTAAAGAAGTCGCTAAATTGATACGTTGCGATTCACCTCCAGAAAGAGAGTTGGATAAGCGATTTAAAGTTAAATAGCTCAATCCTACATCACATAAAAACTGTAACCGGCTTTCAATTTCAGATAATAACCGCTTCGCAATTAAAAGATCATTTCCTTTTAGTTCTAATCCTTTGAAAAACTCCAATGCTTTATCCAAAGGCATCAATACGATATCTGTAATGGATCTATCACCAACTTTAACGTAGGTTGCATCCTGACGAAGACGGGAACCATGACATTCTGGACAATCTGTCTTACCACGATAGCGGGATAACATGACCCGATATTGGATTTTGTAGGTCTGCTCTTCAAGCTCTTGAAAAAATTGATTTAAACCTGAAAAATATTTATTACCCGTCCACAGCAATTTCTTTTGTGCCGCTGTTAGATCAGAATAGGAACGATGGATAGGAAAGTCAAACTTTAATGAAACTTTGATCAATGCCTGTAACCATTCACCCATTTTCTCGCCTCGCCAAGGTGCGATAGCACCATCATATACCGATCGGCTTTTATCAGGAATAACAAGATCTGGATCAATACCAATCACTTTACCGTATCCTTCACAACGGCGACATGCTCCATATGGATTATTAAAACTGAAGAAATTAGCAGTTGGTTCTTCAAACAAAATCCCATCAAGCTCAAAACGATCTGAGAAATGATGTAATTCCTCTCCTACGGCTATCGAGCAATTACCTTTTCCTTCAAATAAAGCTGTTTGAATAGAATCAGAAAGTCGATTTAAGGTATCGTCATCCGAGTCGATACGAAGACGGTCCGTAACGATTTCTATTTCACCTTCTTTAATCGCTTTATTATCTACTTTCTTGTCATCGATGATACTTTCTATTTTCTGTAACTCACCTTTATACTTGATACGGACAAAACCTTTCTGTAATAAAAGTGAAAGTTCCTCTTTTAACTTACGGTCGTTCGTAGGAATTAGTGGAGCATAAATGGTAATAGATGTTCCCTCCTCTAAAGCCGTTGCAAAATCTACAATACTGGAGACTGTATCTTTTGTAACAAGTTGTCCAGATACGGGAGAATAGGTTTTGCCTATACGTGCATATAATAGTTTCAGATAATCATAAATCTCAGTCGATGTACCAACAGTAGAGCGTGGGTTGCTTGTAATAACGCGTTGTTCGATCGCTATTGCCGGTGCTATACCTTTAATATAATCAACTTCAGGCTTATTCATCCTTCCCATAAACTGACGAGCATAGGAAGAGAGACTTTCGACATAACGACGTTGCCCCTCGGCATAGAGTGTATCAAATGCTAAGGAAGATTTGCCCGAGCCTGACATACCTGTAATAACTACCAGTTTGTTTTTAGGGATATCGACATCAATATTCTTTAAATTATTGACTCTTGCCCCTTTTATTTGAATATAATTTTTCGGACTATTATCCTGTGTCTTCGCCATTTATAAATTCCAATCTAATTTGTTTCAATCTGACATACAGATAAAAACAAAAATAAGGATTTAAAAATCCTTATTAATAACATGAACTAAGAAAAGCCCAATATTTTACAAATTCTTAATAAAGAATCTATTTCAAATGTTACCTAATATCCAACTCCTGTTCTCCTTGGCTGTCTAATAGGAGGCCAAATACCCGGTTTACCGTCAGTTCCCGCTGGGAGTTCCCGTTGCTCCCGATTAACCAACTTAGCTTCCTCAGAGGCTTTATATGCCATTACAGCAGTAAGAATTACATTATACTTGAGATCATCAAACACTAACTTATCATAAGTATCCAAATTGGTGTGCCATGTATTTGAAAAGTAACCCCAAGACAATGAACTTAACATAAAAGCAGGTACTCCAGCAGCAACGAAAGATGAGTGGTCTGATCCCCCGCCTCCTGGTGATCCCGGAAATTCTGTTTTGATATCTTTTGTAACATGGGCAGGCACAGCAGACATCCAACGGGATATAAAGTCATAAGCATGTACAAAGCCTGAGCCATTAATTCGCTCAACACGGCCTGTACCGTTATCTAAGTTGAAAACAGCTTGTGTATTTTCTATTATCTCTGGATTGTCCAAGACAAATGAACGCGAGCCGTTTAGCCCCTGTTCTTCACTTCCCCACAAACCGATTAGTATAGTTCGCTTAGGATTTGGCAA
This region includes:
- a CDS encoding DoxX family protein, which codes for MALFQNLGKYKDFGLLIMRVGLGVMMIVHGFPKMMGGVETWTKLGGSMGVLGIHFLPVFWGFMAAVAEGVGGLFLLIGLWTRPTLLFLAFTMIVAALVHFGKGDGIKGASHAIELCCVFIGLLFIGPGKYSVDKK
- a CDS encoding S66 peptidase family protein, translated to MTKIPEFLKAGDKVAIVCPASFIRGNIDAAVKILESWGLEVLLGKTVTAAYHQFAGDDHERAADLQWALDDETIKAVFAARGGYGCVRIIDQLDFSLFQKQPKWLVGFSDITVLHSHIQQQFAIPTIHGQMPKSFEAGTKASLDTLKAALFGQSVDYSYEQKEFPNRVGEATGILIGGNLAILLSVLASESDVNYDGKILFIEDVGETFYSVDRMLWALKRAGKFKKLKGLIIGGFSGMKDADPSFGQSVSEIVMDKVRDADFPVAFAYPAGHIDDNHALIFGKKVKLKTTKNKVSLTYID
- the metG gene encoding methionine--tRNA ligase, with translation MSNLSKKRYTITSALPYANGPLHIGHLAGAYIPGDIFVRYLRLNDKDVVYVCGSDEHGAAITIRAKKEGITPQQIIDKYNSQIKESFEEFGIAFDIYHRTSEPIHHALSQEFFTNLYDKGEFVEKFSEQYYDEDFHQFLADRYIVGTCPNCKSEGAYGDQCEKCGTSLSPTDLINPISTLSGKTPVLRKTKHWYLPLDKYQPWLEKWLIEGKKDVLKSNVFGQCQSWLKSGLQPRSMTRDLDWGVDVPLKEAAGKKLYVWLDAPIGYISATKQWAIDHGKNWEDYWKKQENPEDDSCLIHFIGKDNIVFHCIIFPAILHAHGEYILPDNVPANEFLNLEGDKLSTSRNHAVWLHEYLEEFPGKQDELRYVLTSILPETSDSEFTWKDFQARVNNELVAIFGNFVNRVMVLSHKYFDGKVVSGSALNEVDQNVFAELAKFPDAITGSIQQYRFREALAQFMNVARLGNKYLADEEPWKVIKTDEERVKTVLNVATQIVANLAVLAQPFLPKTATKLFEMLDFPSTNWTNAGKADLIADGHQLSEVQLLFEKITDEQVEFQLNKLAQAKIANAAANVKTEPAKANIAFEDFTKLDIRVGTILEAEKVAKTKKLLKIKIDTGIDQRTVVSGIAEFFSPEEIIGKQVSILVNLEPRDIKGITSQGMILMAEDADGRLDFVNPISAIKPGSTIR
- a CDS encoding GLPGLI family protein codes for the protein MKKYIVVLFLLVGFMRHASAQYAFFPSSGAVTFERKFHLHNYLKRNFLNKPDLDGWDKISVDAAIKSGPVEIITHHSLKFFDDETVFETIQEDYPPNYRNYSWYSPFINDSKTYINVKDNSFLKLLPFGDEELLMKDSLPNVKWKYTDEYRNIAGYDCRRANGIIQDSIYVVAFFAGQIPIPTGPELIHGLPGMILGVSIPSMNINIFATKVELTNTPVSNVLTKKKKVVAEPKTAIVAKLKSSVYDWMDEKEFNKKLKAILF
- a CDS encoding outer membrane beta-barrel protein; this translates as MAKFYWSILLLCSFMLTNATHAQTKVSGEIVDSKDGGKLGKAAVVLLNAKDSVLVKFVRTNENGSFSFPKIDTGTYRFIVSFPQYVDVVKDVTVGQEPIAFGTIKLSKAALLLEEAQVTGRIPVVMKGDTIEYDAGSFKVEKDAKVEDLLKVLPGMTMDANGKITANGKEVKKVLLDGEEFFGDDPTLITKNIRSDMVSKVQVYEKKSDLADRTGVDDGERTQTIDIKLKADSKKGMFGQATVGGGTDNYYGGKVMVNKFKGSQKIAVYGIAANDGMVGLGFEDGQKYGVGGSGNMEVMDGGGIMITSGGDGSDGGFDGRFYGGGVPKALNFGASYSDKSANDKHKINASYRRNQLNVNNTSTNSAQNNLPEQARIDNSVTSSDNETKTNAGNLRYDYKLDSLTDMTVKMGFNKSQRDNFSETFADQKTLEGQGITETYSKNNSKTDQEQYNLDVLLTRRFKKVRRSLTLAVNTNSDKNDGNINYFSSTHFFKNNLTDTIDQYKKNMNRNTNLGASMTFTEPISKRLTASLGYSFLNNKSETLNQSFDKDSITGEYTILDQAILNDFDFTSMKNGLSTSLNYKDNKLTVNLSNQLDFEHVKREYNNLETVLQRNQTSIRPSLSTNYQITKSKSINFRYSGRTLQPLLTQIEPLKQNSQQLVTYLDNFDLKAGFSNNYSLSFNSYKQLKDQSVYAYVSATQGINNISSRVRYYEEGRQDIQYVNIDKTNWRIYGRSGYRFVVQKKWGLNLDLGTNVEYSSQYSYLSLGIEEPRLNQNETWSLAPSIGLSRYKANKLDFYIDINPGVEKLNSSLQPQLSRTTFTMNSYGNVTYYLPKNFKIGLNVNQRYQSSTQTLQSINIVNMNGYISKKFFKDKSLEAQIYVNDILNKNSGINRYQDGTSFIQSSNEVLHRYGMLKVIYNFTTMKGGK
- a CDS encoding RrF2 family transcriptional regulator encodes the protein MLSKKTKYAIKALMVLGRNYGKDPMQIVKIAEEENIPKKFLEQILLEMRNAGILYSKKGAGGGYSLNKAPEDVYLSQVMRLIDGPIALLPCVSLNFYRSCDECTTEHACGIRDTFVEVRNAMLQILNDTSVASLINKEKQLNLDTTEDS